The following are encoded together in the Cicer arietinum cultivar CDC Frontier isolate Library 1 chromosome 2, Cicar.CDCFrontier_v2.0, whole genome shotgun sequence genome:
- the LOC101491721 gene encoding cation/calcium exchanger 2-like yields MAIKVYLSKYTFFMDISFLLLICVFMIIHFNTPKEDIFMVLRNKNNHSTFDDVNDEQGCNTLDNIGDYKAKCVYLKSNDSCVSQGYIDYLYLFYCKFGKFPFLGYTLLFSCLLIIFYLLANTTSYYFCPSLENLSKLLRLSPTIAGVTLLSLGNGACDVFSSLVSFQVSGTRNIGLNTIIGGVFFVTCVVVGIVSISISKRGIHVMKYAFVRDVCVLLFVLLCLLCVLIIGEINVFGAIGFCFMYFVYVIVVYVSSTKWKDSDVGCGDDEKENYGNELNLNVSLLNGVKKGSNIDYVENGIQECDLNIEKNCCFIRSSICRILFCVLEMPLYLPRRLTIPIVNEEKWSKLYGVSSMILAPILLSFLWNTQKGHSIFSTSLIVYGIGLLVGIIFGVIAFFTTNTSMPPKKCLFPWLVGGFIMSVAWSYIIAQELVGLLVSIGLICRISPSILGLTILAWGNSIGDLITNLTLALNGGQEGVQIAISGCYAGPIFNTLVGLGLSLVSSTWSQYPQPILIPKDPYLWETLVFLVVGLVFALVVLIKKDMKVDGLLGGGLLVVYFISLFLRLIQTQGSLQF; encoded by the coding sequence aTGGCTATCAAAGTTTATTTGTCCAAATACACCTTTTTCATGGACATCTCTTTCCTCttgttgatttgtgttttcATGATTATTCACTTCAACACACCAAAAGAAGATATTTTTATGGTtctaagaaataaaaacaaCCACTCTACCTTTGATGATGTCAATGATGAACAAGGATGCAATACTTTAGACAACATAGGTGACTACAAAGCCAAGTGTGTGTACCTTAAATCCAATGATTCATGTGTCTCTCAAGGCTACATTGATTACCTTTACCTTTTCTATTGCAAATTTGGAAAATTTCCTTTTTTGGGTTATACCCTTTTGTTTTCttgtcttttaattattttttatttattggcTAATACAacttcttattatttttgtccttCACTTGAAAATTTATCAAAGTTATTAAGATTGTCACCAACAATTGCTGGTGTCACTCTTCTCTCTCTTGGTAATGGTGCTTGTGATGTTTTTTCTAGTCTTGTCTCTTTTCAAGTAAGTGGGACCCGCAATATTGGTTTGAACACAATTATTGGAGGTGTTTTTTTTGTGACATGTGTTGTTGTTGGGATAGTTAGCATTTCAATTAGTAAAAGAGGGATTCATGTTATGAAGTATGCTTTTGTAAGAGATGTTTGTGttctactttttgttcttctttgttTGCTTTGTGTTTTGATCATTGGTGAGATCAATGTTTTTGGAGCAATTGgtttttgttttatgtattttgtttatGTAATTGTTGTTTATGTCTCATCTACCAAATGGAAAGATAGTGATGTTGGTTGCGGTGATGATGAAAAGGAAAATTATGGAAATGAATTGAATTTGAATGTGTCTCTTCTAAACGGTGTGAAGAAAGGATCTAATATTGATTATGTTGAAAATGGTATTCAAGAATGTGATTTGAATATAGAGAAAAATTGTTGCTTCATAAGATCTTCAATATgtagaattttattttgtgttcTTGAGATGCCACTTTATTTACCAAGGAGATTAACAATTCCTATTGTCAATGAAGAGAAATGGTCAAAGCTATATGGTGTTTCTTCAATGATATTAGCACCAATTCTCTTATCTTTTCTATGGAACACTCAAAAGGGACATAGTATTTTTAGCACAAGCCTTATTGTTTATGGAATTGGATTATTGGTTGGAATTATATTTGGTGTGATAGCATTTTTCACAACAAATACTTCAATGCCACCAAAAAAGTGCTTATTTCCTTGGCTTGTAGGAGGGTTTATAATGAGTGTGGCATGGAGTTACATTATAGCTCAAGAGTTGGTTGGATTGTTGGTTTCAATTGGTTTAATTTGTAGAATTAGTCCTTCAATATTAGGGTTAACAATTCTTGCTTGGGGGAATTCAATTGGTGATTTGATAACAAATTTAACATTGGCTTTAAATGGTGGACAAGAGGGGGTTCAAATAGCAATTTCAGGTTGTTATGCTGGCCCAATTTTTAATACCCTTGTTGGATTAGGATTGTCTCTTGTAAGTTCTACATGGTCACAATATCCACAACCTATTTTGATCCCTAAAGATCCATATTTATGGGAGACATTGGTATTTTTGGTGGTTGGATTGGTTTTTGCACTAGTGGTTTTGATCAAAAAAGATATGAAAGTTGATGGATTATTGGGAGGAGGGCTTTTAGTTGTTTACTTCATTTCTCTGTTTTTGAGGTTAATTCAAACACAAGGGTCTCTCCAATTTTAG